The Petropleomorpha daqingensis genome includes a window with the following:
- a CDS encoding sensor histidine kinase produces MTTDTAVLPTTPSTKPSGFRQRGRLAQLGADSAYNLLRFPIAIAAFVAVVTGLSVGAGLLVIWVGVAVLSVALLVMRGFAMLERAMIPAVLGYDVPQAVYRQPEGSRLRRMLTPLRDPQTWLDSLHGFVAFPFAILGFVVTVTWWSVTIGGLTYGAYDWALPDPGTDPDNTDLFELLGFQSTPTLRITAYALVGLLFAITLPFVVRGTALLQAQIARGLLTSRATAQAEIGRLAGSRDAAVAAEAEQLRRLERDIHDGPQQRLVRLQMDLARAQRQMERDPEAARTTLGDAAGLARETLEELRALSRGIAPPVLADRGLAAALAAISARSPVPVELDVEGLPTERLAPVTENTAYFVVSEALANAAKHSDATTVRVSVARYGGLLRVEVEDDGSGGAVLAPGHGLAGLSDRLRAVDGALTVDSPRGGPTRLIAEVPCA; encoded by the coding sequence ATGACCACCGACACCGCCGTGCTCCCGACTACTCCTTCGACCAAGCCGTCCGGCTTCCGTCAACGAGGGCGACTCGCACAGCTCGGCGCGGACTCCGCCTACAACCTGCTGCGCTTCCCGATCGCCATCGCCGCGTTCGTCGCGGTCGTGACCGGGCTGTCCGTCGGCGCCGGGCTGCTGGTGATCTGGGTCGGCGTCGCCGTCCTGTCCGTCGCGCTCCTCGTCATGCGCGGCTTCGCGATGCTCGAACGGGCGATGATCCCGGCCGTCCTCGGCTACGACGTGCCGCAGGCGGTCTACCGGCAGCCCGAGGGCAGCCGCCTGCGCCGGATGCTCACGCCGCTGCGCGATCCGCAGACCTGGCTGGACTCGCTGCACGGGTTCGTCGCCTTCCCGTTCGCCATCCTGGGCTTCGTCGTCACCGTCACCTGGTGGTCGGTGACGATCGGCGGCCTGACCTACGGCGCCTACGACTGGGCGCTGCCGGACCCGGGCACCGACCCGGACAACACCGACCTGTTCGAGCTGCTCGGTTTCCAGAGCACGCCCACCCTGCGGATCACCGCGTACGCGCTGGTCGGCCTGCTGTTCGCGATCACGCTGCCGTTCGTGGTGCGGGGCACGGCGCTGCTGCAGGCGCAGATCGCCCGCGGGCTGCTGACCTCGCGGGCCACCGCGCAGGCCGAGATCGGCCGGCTGGCCGGCAGCCGCGACGCCGCCGTCGCCGCGGAGGCCGAGCAGCTGCGCCGGCTGGAGCGCGACATCCACGACGGCCCGCAGCAGCGGCTGGTCCGGCTGCAGATGGACCTCGCCCGGGCGCAGCGCCAGATGGAGCGCGACCCGGAGGCCGCCCGCACCACGCTCGGCGACGCCGCCGGCCTGGCCCGCGAGACGCTCGAGGAGCTGCGGGCGCTCTCCCGCGGCATCGCCCCGCCGGTGCTGGCCGACCGCGGCCTGGCCGCCGCGCTGGCCGCGATCTCGGCCCGCTCCCCCGTGCCGGTCGAGCTGGACGTCGAGGGCCTGCCCACCGAGCGGCTGGCACCGGTCACGGAGAACACCGCGTACTTCGTGGTCAGCGAGGCGCTGGCGAACGCCGCCAAGCACAGCGACGCGACCACGGTGCGGGTGTCGGTGGCCCGGTACGGCGGCCTGCTGCGGGTCGAGGTCGAGGACGACGGCAGCGGCGGCGCGGTGCTCGCCCCCGGGCACGGCCTGGCCGGGCTGTCCGACCGGCTGCGCGCGGTCGACGGCGCCCTCACCGTGGACAGCCCGCGCGGCGGCCCGACCCGGCTGATCGCGGAGGTCCCGTGCGCGTAG
- a CDS encoding sigma-70 family RNA polymerase sigma factor: MAIGPVDQLDPRLLEHRRELTGYCYRMLGSSFDAEDAVQETMVRAWRGLGDFEGRSALRSWLYRIATNVCLDQLSGRQRRALPMDLSGDPWQPVESSLAARRPGTAWVEPVLDRQVIADDADPAERAVERESIRLAFVAALQHLPPRQRAVLLLREVLRWKAEEVAQLLDTTVASVNSALQRARATMAELDGKEERPLDPDARELLERYVDAFERYDIDAFVQLLHDDATQHMPPYEMWMRGSADIATWMLGPGAGCRNSRVFPIEANGQPAVVQYRPVNEGGHVPWAVHVLDVVDGKVAGITSFLDEGNGLFERLGLPARLAPGEAWV, translated from the coding sequence GTGGCGATCGGACCCGTCGACCAGCTCGACCCCAGGCTGCTGGAGCACCGGAGGGAGCTGACCGGCTACTGCTACCGCATGCTCGGGTCGTCGTTCGACGCCGAGGACGCGGTGCAGGAGACGATGGTCCGCGCCTGGCGGGGGCTGGGCGACTTCGAGGGCCGCTCGGCGCTGCGCTCGTGGCTGTACCGGATCGCCACCAACGTCTGCCTCGACCAGCTCTCCGGCCGGCAGCGCCGCGCCCTGCCGATGGACCTCTCCGGCGATCCGTGGCAGCCGGTCGAGTCGTCGCTGGCCGCCCGCCGTCCCGGCACGGCGTGGGTCGAGCCGGTGCTCGACCGGCAGGTGATCGCCGACGACGCCGACCCGGCCGAGCGCGCCGTGGAGCGCGAGTCGATCCGGCTGGCCTTCGTCGCGGCGCTGCAGCACCTGCCGCCCCGGCAGCGCGCCGTCCTGCTGCTGCGCGAGGTGCTGCGGTGGAAGGCCGAGGAGGTCGCGCAGCTGCTCGACACGACCGTGGCCTCGGTGAACAGCGCGCTGCAGCGGGCGCGGGCCACGATGGCCGAGCTCGACGGCAAGGAGGAGCGACCGCTCGACCCCGACGCCCGCGAGCTGCTCGAGCGCTACGTCGACGCGTTCGAGCGCTACGACATCGACGCGTTCGTGCAGCTGCTGCACGACGACGCCACGCAGCACATGCCGCCGTACGAGATGTGGATGCGCGGCTCGGCCGACATCGCCACGTGGATGCTCGGCCCGGGGGCCGGCTGCCGGAACTCGCGGGTGTTCCCGATCGAGGCCAACGGGCAGCCCGCCGTCGTGCAGTACCGGCCGGTCAACGAGGGCGGGCACGTGCCGTGGGCGGTGCACGTGCTCGACGTCGTCGACGGCAAGGTCGCCGGCATCACGAGCTTTCTCGACGAGGGCAACGGGCTCTTCGAGCGGCTCGGGCTGCCGGCGCGGCTGGCGCCGGGGGAGGCGTGGGTCTAG
- a CDS encoding response regulator yields MRVVLAEDSVLLREGLVRLLAEASAEVVAAVADGPSLVKAVVEHRPDVAVVDVRMPPTHTDEGLRAAVEARQTVPGTAVLVLSQYVEVAYADELLADGAGRVGYLLKDRVADVDTFLSALEDVVGGGTVLDPQVVAQLFARRRADDPVRRLTPREREVLGLIAEGHSNTAIARLLVVTPGAVEKHTQHIFAKLDLSPDEDQHRRVMATLAYLRS; encoded by the coding sequence GTGCGCGTAGTTCTCGCCGAGGACTCGGTGCTCCTCCGCGAAGGCCTCGTGCGGTTGCTCGCCGAGGCCTCCGCGGAGGTCGTCGCCGCGGTGGCCGACGGCCCCTCGCTGGTGAAGGCGGTGGTGGAGCACCGGCCCGACGTCGCGGTGGTCGACGTCCGGATGCCGCCGACGCACACCGACGAGGGGCTGCGGGCGGCGGTCGAGGCGCGGCAGACCGTGCCGGGGACCGCCGTCCTCGTGCTGTCCCAGTACGTCGAGGTGGCCTACGCCGACGAGCTGCTCGCCGACGGCGCCGGCAGGGTCGGCTACCTGCTCAAGGACCGGGTCGCCGACGTCGACACGTTCCTCTCCGCGCTCGAGGACGTCGTCGGCGGCGGGACCGTGCTCGACCCGCAGGTGGTCGCGCAGCTGTTCGCCCGGCGGCGGGCCGACGACCCGGTGCGCCGGCTGACCCCGCGCGAGCGGGAGGTGCTGGGGCTGATCGCCGAGGGGCACTCCAACACCGCGATCGCCCGGCTGCTCGTGGTGACGCCGGGCGCGGTGGAGAAGCACACCCAGCACATCTTCGCCAAGCTCGACCTCTCCCCCGACGAGGACCAGCACCGCCGCGTGATGGCCACGCTCGCGTACCTGCGCAGCTGA
- a CDS encoding GNAT family N-acetyltransferase, with amino-acid sequence MPEYDSQLRPATRETYPAFIRALYDVFGDDPSGPWLEEPAPTMELDRSLGLWDGDRVAATSGIYSLEMTVPGATVPCAGVTWITVSPTHRRQGVLTSIMRRQLTELHEQQREPVAGLWAAEYPIYGHFGYAPATWRGGLTGLTERLSLRRDLDLGKGRVTSVPESDYRAAAVGLFDEIRREVPGSMARDERWWDRALRDEKDDRHGYTARRYLLHTEPGGEVTGYAAYRVKASWSDDSEPDSTLSIEDVRAVTTPAYASLWQFLLSIDLVRHVRYPMAADDDPIRHLLANARSLHSSPVDALWLRLVDVDRALEARRYPAPIDLVLEVRDRFCPWNAGRWHLRGHPSGARCVRTDRDADLVVDVEALAAAYLGGVSLATLTAAGQVEEISPGAVTLAATAFGWPVSPWCAEEF; translated from the coding sequence GTGCCCGAGTACGACAGCCAGCTGCGCCCCGCGACCCGCGAGACCTACCCGGCCTTCATCCGTGCCCTGTACGACGTGTTCGGCGACGACCCGAGCGGCCCGTGGCTCGAGGAGCCCGCTCCCACCATGGAGCTGGACCGCTCGCTCGGGCTCTGGGACGGCGACCGGGTGGCCGCCACCTCCGGCATCTACTCGCTGGAGATGACCGTGCCCGGCGCGACCGTGCCGTGCGCCGGCGTCACCTGGATCACCGTCTCGCCCACCCACCGCCGGCAGGGCGTGCTGACCTCGATCATGCGGCGCCAGCTCACCGAGCTGCACGAGCAGCAGCGCGAGCCGGTCGCCGGGCTCTGGGCGGCCGAGTACCCGATCTACGGCCACTTCGGCTACGCGCCGGCCACCTGGCGCGGCGGTCTGACCGGGCTCACCGAGCGGCTGTCGCTGCGACGCGACCTCGACCTCGGCAAGGGCCGGGTCACCAGCGTGCCGGAGTCCGACTACCGCGCCGCCGCCGTCGGCCTCTTCGACGAGATCCGCCGCGAGGTGCCCGGCAGCATGGCCCGCGACGAGCGCTGGTGGGACCGCGCGCTGCGCGACGAGAAGGACGACCGGCACGGCTACACCGCCCGGCGCTACCTCCTGCACACCGAGCCCGGCGGCGAGGTCACCGGGTACGCGGCCTACCGCGTGAAGGCCTCCTGGAGCGACGACAGCGAGCCCGACAGCACGCTGTCGATCGAGGACGTCCGCGCGGTGACGACGCCGGCGTACGCGTCGCTCTGGCAGTTCCTGCTCTCGATCGACCTGGTCCGGCACGTGCGCTACCCGATGGCCGCGGACGACGACCCGATCCGGCACCTGCTCGCCAACGCCCGCTCGCTGCACAGCTCGCCGGTCGACGCGCTGTGGCTGCGGCTGGTGGACGTCGACCGCGCGCTGGAGGCCCGTCGCTACCCCGCGCCGATCGACCTGGTGCTCGAGGTCCGCGACCGGTTCTGCCCGTGGAACGCCGGGCGCTGGCACCTGCGCGGCCACCCGTCCGGCGCGCGCTGCGTGCGCACCGACCGCGACGCCGACCTGGTGGTCGACGTCGAGGCGCTCGCCGCCGCCTACCTCGGCGGGGTCTCGCTGGCCACGCTGACCGCGGCCGGGCAGGTCGAGGAGATCAGCCCCGGCGCGGTCACCCTGGCGGCGACCGCCTTCGGCTGGCCCGTCTCCCCCTGGTGCGCCGAAGAGTTCTAG
- a CDS encoding VOC family protein — MLGSSAAFSGFAVDDVDAARAFYTDVLGLEVETANGMLTLHLGGGTNVLVYPKPGHTPATFTVLNFPVPDIEQAVDELTARGVEFQHYEHPPTDERGIMRAGGPLIAWFTDPAGNVFSVLQEG; from the coding sequence GTGCTCGGTAGCAGTGCCGCGTTCAGCGGCTTCGCGGTCGACGACGTCGACGCCGCGCGCGCCTTCTACACCGACGTCCTCGGCCTGGAGGTCGAGACGGCGAACGGCATGCTCACGCTGCACCTCGGCGGCGGCACGAACGTGCTGGTCTACCCGAAGCCCGGCCACACGCCGGCCACGTTCACGGTGCTCAACTTCCCGGTGCCCGACATCGAGCAGGCGGTCGACGAGCTGACCGCGCGCGGCGTCGAGTTCCAGCACTACGAGCACCCGCCGACCGACGAGCGCGGCATCATGCGCGCGGGCGGGCCGCTGATCGCCTGGTTCACCGACCCGGCCGGCAACGTCTTCTCGGTGCTGCAGGAGGGCTGA
- a CDS encoding helix-turn-helix domain-containing protein, whose translation MTQQVQVRPISTDEGNRLLRIVRRGTGSVVTWRRAQMVLLSAQRMPVAKIAAVTFTSPDRVRDVLHNFNTDGFDSLYPRYAGGRPPRFDLKQRNEIKKIALSRPADHELPFSTWSLAKLADFLVAEGVVDDISHEGLRAVLRDADVSFQAVKTWKSSTDPDWAPIAAGRGDPAAPRRRRRRAVYFRTQGVRHLLAALDLHRDRLYGHVKTRKGRTQFLAFCRYLRALYPPEVRLGIVLDNYSPHLSTRKDDRVGRWALENNVEFAYVPFYCSWLNRIEPQFTALRYFTLDGTDHQTHAEQGRMIRRYIAWRNQHATDPRLRKVIKRASTIKRAKVA comes from the coding sequence ATGACCCAGCAGGTGCAGGTTCGGCCGATCAGCACCGACGAGGGCAACCGACTGCTGCGCATCGTGCGCCGTGGCACCGGGTCGGTGGTGACCTGGCGCCGGGCGCAGATGGTGCTGCTGTCGGCCCAGCGGATGCCGGTGGCCAAGATCGCCGCGGTCACCTTCACCAGCCCGGACCGGGTCCGCGACGTGCTGCACAACTTCAACACCGACGGCTTCGACTCGCTGTATCCCCGCTATGCCGGCGGGCGGCCACCCCGGTTCGACCTCAAGCAGCGCAATGAGATCAAGAAGATCGCGCTGTCCCGCCCGGCCGATCACGAGCTGCCGTTTTCCACCTGGAGCCTGGCCAAGCTGGCGGACTTCCTGGTGGCCGAGGGGGTGGTCGACGACATCTCGCACGAGGGCCTGCGCGCCGTGCTCCGCGACGCGGACGTCAGCTTTCAAGCCGTGAAGACCTGGAAGAGCAGCACCGATCCGGACTGGGCACCGATCGCCGCCGGCCGGGGCGATCCGGCGGCGCCGCGGCGTCGCCGCCGGCGGGCGGTCTACTTCCGCACCCAAGGCGTGCGGCACCTGCTCGCAGCCCTGGATCTGCACCGCGACCGGCTCTACGGCCACGTCAAAACCCGGAAGGGCCGCACCCAGTTCCTGGCCTTCTGCCGGTATCTACGGGCCCTCTATCCGCCCGAGGTGCGGCTGGGCATCGTGCTGGACAACTACAGCCCGCACCTGTCCACCCGCAAAGACGACCGGGTGGGCCGCTGGGCACTCGAGAACAACGTCGAGTTCGCCTACGTGCCCTTCTACTGCTCCTGGCTCAACCGGATCGAGCCGCAGTTCACCGCGCTGCGCTACTTCACCCTCGATGGCACCGACCACCAGACCCACGCCGAGCAGGGCCGGATGATCCGTCGCTACATCGCCTGGCGAAACCAACACGCCACCGACCCCCGGCTGCGCAAGGTGATCAAGCGAGCCTCGACCATCAAGCGGGCGAAGGTTGCCTGA